The genomic DNA TTCCTGCATCCGATCGCGGGTGCGGAGCATTCGGTTGGTGGTGCTCAAGGCCAGCACGCTCGACGCATTGGTCAACAGCGCCGGCGCGGCAATGAAGGTCAACACGGCAAACGGACTTTGCGACACCGAGATTGCATCCATCGCACGCGCCTGTTGCTTGTCAGCAGGGAACCGATCACGACGATACTTTAGCGGATGGCTAGCGTTTGGGAGAAGGCTTCCATCGGAAGGACAAACGCGATTTGAACCGCAAAGACGCAAAGGGCGCAAAGGCGGACAGAAAGGAATTGAAGCGCAGTGCATAGACCTCGAACTGATTTTAATTCCTCAGCTGCTCTCTGCGCCCTCCGCGATTAGCCGTCTTTGCCTTTTCTTTGCGCCCTTTGCGTCTTTGCGGTAAAAACTTCCGTCACGCCGCCGTGCTGAGCCTGGCGATGATCCCCCATGCCCCGGACACCCTGTTCTTGGTACATTATCCGCATCCATGCAACCATCCTGCTGGCCCCGAGTCGATCGCCCGATGACGTTCACTTCTGGTTCCCACTGGGATGCCGCCTCCGTCGAGCGGCGCATTGACGAGTGGGCCAACAGCTTGACTCACGGCGTCGGCTTTGTCGCCAGCGTCATCGGTGCCGTCGCCCTGATGTCTCAAGCGTCGCTGACCGGCGGCACGGCGCGGCTGATCGGCTGTGCCATTTACGTCACGACGTTGGTGGCCGTGTACGCCGCGTCGACATTGTCCCATGTGTTCGCCCAGCGCCGCTGGCGTCGGCTGTTCCGCACGCTGGACCAAGCGTTCATTTATCTGTTGATCGCCGGCTCGTACACGCCGCTGGCCTTGCTGTGGTTGCACGGCGGCTGGCTCACCGCGTTGTGCGTCGCCATTTGGATCATCGCGCTGTTCGGGTTTTTCTCCAAGCTGATCCTGCAACATCGCATCGAAGGGGTCAGCCTGACCTTATATGGCGTGTTGGGCTGGCTGCCGGCGGCGGCCGTACCGGCCGCGTGGCTGGCGATTCCCCACGGCGTCCTTTGGCTGTTTTTCGCCGGCGGGCTGTTCTATACACTCGGCATGGCATTCCTGATCTTCGATCAGCGCGTCCGCTACTTTCACGCCGCCTGGCATGTGATGGTCATGGCCGGCAGCGTCTGCCACTACGTCGCGATCTTTTGGTACGTCGCCAGGCCCGCGGATTGAAGACTTGCGCAGCGCGATTGCAGATGTGGTCTCCATCGCGCGAGCCGGCGTACTACCCTTCTCCCTCGGGGAGAAGGTGGTGAGCGCAGCGAACCGGATGAGGGTCCCGCGTCAGTCTGGTGCGATCTTGGGCAATGTTGACCCTCATCCGGCCTTCGGCCACCTTCTCCCGGCGGGAGAAGGGTTACTTCACGCTGAAGTGAATAGGCCTCGTGTTCTGATCATTCACACCTGCTCTCGTTTCCGTGAGTTTTTGCTTGCCTGGCGCAGGTGGGCTTGAAAGTATAGGCAACGCGGCTAAGCTCGCGCTGTCCGCGCCCCGGCGCTGCGGTAAGCGACACATGGAATAGTAATTGGCTCAGCGCATAGCCCTTCTCCCTCGGGGGGCTTTGCATAACAACCCCCGTTTGCCCACAAACGAACCCGCCTGCATAAGTACCGGCGGCCGCGCGGCTTGTTTAGTAGATACTAAGCAACGCCATTTCACGTGCACCTTCTGGGAATAGGATGATCCGAGCTTGGAAGGCTTGGCTCATCCCTAGTTGGCTGTAAGAGCAGCCAACACACCAGAACAGGAGGTGTTCAGTGCGGTTAATTTACTGCGCGTTATTACGCACGCGAGCGGCGGTACAGGTTTAATGTCGGCGGTTGCCCGCCAACCGCCCGGCAATAAACGGGAGTCTACCCGCCTATTTGCTTTTTGCAACTCCGTTATGGCTTGTACCTAACAAGTTGCAACAAAACCATCCGCGCCCAAGTCGATGTATTGAGCACCTTGCTGTTGGCCGCTTGGTCCAACGCTTTGCGTTCTCCATCGGTTAGCCGGATGCGCAACACGTTGGTGCGGTTTTCATCTTTGGGTTTCTTTGGTCGTGCCATGCCCCACATTGTAGCCACAAAAATAATTGCCGCAAGCTCCTGGGAATGAGGCTACGTTGTAGCTACAGTAACTCACGTTACGAATACACGTAGTTACGCAAGGGGTTTACGCCAATGGACGCCCGGGAACAACGCGGTTTAGTGATTGCCGCCCTCTGCAAGATCGACCGTAAAGGCGGCATCTTTTTAGTACCAAGCCAAAGCGGCAAGGGGCGGTATACGGTCTGCCCCGACCCCGCCAGCCCGCATTGCAGTTGCCCGGACCACGAGGCAACCGGTCAACGCTGTAAGCACATTTTTGCCGTCGAGTTCAGTATGAAGCGGGAGCAAAACAACGACGGCACGGTAACCGTTACCGAACAAGTCACCATTACCAAACGGCAGACCTACCCGCAGCAATGGGAGGCGTACAACGCGGCCCAAACGCATGAGAAGGAAAAGTTCTTGGACCTGCTGCGGGGGCTGTGCGATGGCGTTAGCGCGCCCCGTACCGGCCCCAAGGGCGGCCACCCCCGCTTGCCGTTGGGGGATGCCGTATTTGCCGCCTGCTATAAGGTCTACAGCACGGTATCCGGCCGGCGGTTTATGTCCGACCTGCGGGCCGCGCAGGCCGCCGGCTACCTTATGCGGTTGCCGCATTTCAATTCCATCTTTAAGGCGTTGGAAAACCCCGCCCTGACGCCGGTCTTGCGGGCCATGATTGCCGAAAGCAGCTTGCCCCTAAAAACGGTTGAGCGGGACTTTGCCTGCGACTCATCGGGCTTTACTACGTCGCGGTTTATCCGCTGGTACGACCACAAATACGGGCAAGTCCGGCAACAGCACGAATGGGTCAAGGTCCATCTAATGTGCGGCGTCAAAACCAACATCGTTACCGCCGTTGAGATCCGGGATAAGCAAGCGCAGGACGCTCCTTTGATGCCGGCATTGGTAGACGCGACCGCCCGGCATTTTACGTTGCGGGAAGTAACGGGCGACAAAGCCTACGCCAGCTACAAGAACTACGATGCCATTGAGGCGCATGGCGCAACACCCTTCATTCCCTTCAAGGAAACCATCCACACCGGCAAACGGGGCGGCTTGTGGACCAAGATGTACCACTACTTCCAATACCGCCGGGAAGAGTTCCTGGAGCATTACCACAAGCGCAGCAACGCCGAGTCGACGTTCAGCATGATTAAGGCCAAGTTCCGCGACCATGTCCGCAGCAAAACCGATACGGCGATGGTTAATGAGGTGTTGTGCAAAATCCTTTGCCACAACATTTGCTGCCTGATCCAAGAAAGCCATGAGCTGGGGATCAGCCCGGTGTTTTGGGACACCCCGGCCCCGGCCTGCTGCTAGGTTGCCGGCCGCCGCCCGGCGGCATTAAACTAGGGGCCGCTAAACGTACTTTGCCCGGAGGCCTTTGTCCGCAATTTGACACAATTTGAATGACGCGCGTGCGTCAAGTTTACCGCTTCCCAACGAACGACCAACCTGGGCCATAACAGCCCTTGTACGCAGAAGCAGGTACTTGGACCGCGCCCCCGCAAGGGGGCGTCGGCCGGTATCGTTCTGCGTGCCCCTTGGTCGGGGTGTTGGGAGCGGTCACGGTTCGGCGCTCCTTTTTTTATTGGGGTTTAACCAAATGGTTAAGGCGTTGTTTTTGGCGGCGGTGGGGTTGTTGGCGTTAACAGGTTGCGGCAACAAAGAGGCGTTGCGGGCGACGCAGGCCGAGTACGACCAAGCGGTTGATGACTTGGCGCAGATGGAAGCGGAGGCCAAGAAAATGCAGGGGGTGCTGGATATGATCCAGCGCGTTGCCGATGCCAAGGCGGCGGCCATGACCAAGGAGGAGCGGCTAAAGTACCTCAAAGGGCAGCTTAACGGCGAGAAAGACCCGCGGGTTGCATCCGGCGAGGAAACGCTTGCCCAAATGCAAACGCGCATTGCCGAGCAGCGGGCTTTAATACGCGAGTTGGAGAAGCGGCTCAACCAGCTAAAAATATAGCCCGGCAGGCGGCTATTGGGTTGATAGAATGCGGCCCCCAAACCTTCAGGAGGCTGCGATATGACAGCGGCAGAACTGGCCAAGCTACAAAAGCAACTTACGAAATTGGCCAAGCGAGAAGACGATGCCGGGACACTCGCTAGAGCAATCCAGCATCTAGCAGACTGCGCGAATGTGCAGGCCATGCGGACAACAAAGCTCGAAAAGGATTTCCAAAGCCTGCGGCGGGCGCTACTTTCCGGCTAGGCATTGCCGGACAATTTTGCGGATGGCGGCTTCAAGCCGTGGCGATATTGCCAGCGGCCGGGCGCGTTTGCGTTTGGCGGTTTGCTTTTGCTTGGACATTGCCGATACTCGCGGTAATGATAGTGGCCCCGCTTAGTATCGGCGCGTGTCGTGCCCCCGGGTACTTATGCAGGAGTTCAACTTGCATAAGTACCGGCGCTAAATCGGGGGTTGTTATGCAAAGCCCCCTCGGGGAGAAGGCCGCTACGAGCCGAGGTGAGTGGCATCGCGTTTGCACGAATCCATCAATTCATGAACGCCATTTCATTTTATATCGTACGCGCCGTCAGCGTCGTAACGGCCTTTCTGATTGCGACAACGCCCACCGTGCGCGCCGAAGCGCCGGCCACGCCCGAACTGGTTCACGCCATCGACGCCCTGGTGGCCAAGGCGGGCGTCGGGCCCCACACTCCCGGCGTGGCGATCCTGATCGTCCAACCCGGCAAGTGGCGGTTTGCCAAAGGCTATGGACTGGCCGACGTCGAAAACGAGAAGCCGATCAATCGCAAAACCCGCTTCGAGCTGGCCTCGGTCTCCAAGACCTTCACCGCCACGGCGGTTCTGATCTTGCACGAACGCGGCAAGTTAAGCTTGGATGACGACGTGCGGAAGTTTCTGCCCGAGCTGCCGGTCTACAATCGCGCGCGGCCGATTCGCATTCACGACCTGTTGCGTCACGTGTCGGGCCTGCCCGACTACATGGAGATCGAAGACGTGCCCGCGGCGCACAAGGCGTACTGGACCAACGACGACTACCTACCCGAGTTCGCCAAGCAGCAAAAGAAGTTTCCCGCGAAGTTCACTGCCGGTGAACGGTTCGCCTACAACAACACCAACTACTTGTTGTTGGCGGCGCTTGTGGGGCGCGCCACCAAGCAACCATTCCGCGATTTCATGCGCGAGTCAGTGTTCGAGCCCGCCGGCATGCGGGCCACGTTCGTCTGTGACCATCCCCGCGCGGGAACGACCTACGCCGCAGCCGATTGCTACAACGCCATCGGATACCAAAAGGGCAAGCGCGGCGCCTGGGTCGCTTCGTGGGGCGCGCCCCCGGCGCGACACGAAGAAGTTCTGACCGTTGGCGACGGCGCCGTCTGGAGCAACCTGGAAGACATGGAGCGCTGGGACCAGGCCATCCGCCAGCACAAGCTGATCAAGGCCGAGACCATGCGCGAGGCGCTCAGCCGCACGCTGACCGACGACGGCACGGTCAATGACTATGGCCTGGGCTGGCAAGCCTATCGGAACGACGAAGGCAAAATAAATGGTTTCGGCCACCAGGGAGAATGGGCCGGCTTCCGCACCTTGTATTACCAGTACACCTTGGCCGACCGGACAACGGTCATCCTCTCGAACCGAGGCAATTTCGATACCGACCGGTTCTGGTATCCGCTCGAAGAAGCGGTCGAAGCCCACCAGCCATGACACGCGGGAGTTGGCTATCACCCCGATCGCCGGCCCAAAACGGCCGAAACTTTTTGCCCCGTGCCGGGTAAGATAGGCTGAAGTCGCGCTGTTCTTGCGCGCGGAATTCACTTTGGCCGTCGTACGCAACGCATTTTGATCGGGGTTCTCAGGCATGGCACGTTTGGCTGGCATGGTTCTGTTCGTCGTGGCCCTGACGGTGGTGGCCGAGGGGCGGACGGTGACGTTCAACGAAGACATTGCCCCGCTGGTCTGGAAGCACTGTGCCCATTGCCATCGACCTGGCGAGGTGGCGCCGTTCCCGCTGTTGAGCTACCACGATGTCAGCAAGCGGGCCGAGCAGATCGTCGATGTCTGCGAGCGCCGCTCGATGCCCCCCTGGAAGCCGATCAACGGTCACGGCCAGTTCGCCAACGGCCGCCAGTTGGCCGATGCCGAGTTGGCGCTGTTGAAGCAATGGGTCGAGTCGGGCCTGGTCGAAGGGGACGCCGCCCAGCAGTCGTCGCCGCCAACATTCGCGTCGGGCTGGCAGCTTGGCACACCCGACCAGATCATCACCATGACCGAGGCGGCCCAGGTTGCGGCCGACGGGCGCGACCTGTACCTGAATGTGTTGCTGCCGGTCGAGGTGCCTGCGGGACAATACATCAAGGCGATTGAATTCCGCCCGGGCAATCGCCGCGTCGTCCATCACGCGGTCTTGTTCTACGACACCAGCGGCAAGGCGCGCGAGCGCGACGAAGCGGACCCACGCTACGGGTTCGAAGCGGTCTCGCCGCCGGGGCGGTTCCTGCCGGGCGCGCTGGCCATCTGGACGCCGGGGCGCAACGCCATGCCGCTGCCCGAGGGGTTGTCGATGCCCTGGCCGGCCAAGGCCGACCTGGTGTTGAACCTGCACTTGCATCCCAGCGGCAAGCCCGAGAGTGAGCAGTCGTCGATCGGCATCCATTTCACGTCGGAACCGCCGCGACGGACGATGGTTGACGTGACATTGATCGACACGCGCATCGACATCGCGCCGGGCGAGGCACGCTACGAGACAAGCGACAGTTGCGTCCTGCCGATCGACCTGGAAGTGCTGACGATCTTTCCGCACATGCACATGATCGGCAAGCAGATGAACGTGACCGCCACGCTGCCCGACGGAACGGTTCGCTCGCTGCTGCGGATCGACGACTGGGACTTCAACTGGCAGGACTTGTACGAATACGCCCCGCCAATCCGTTTGCCCAAGGGAACCAAGATCGAGATGACCGGCGTGCATGACAACTCGGCCGACAACCCGCGCAATCCTTCGGCGCCTCCCGAGCGCGTGCGGTGGGGTGAACAGACGCGGAACGAGATGTCGATCGCGTTCCTGAACCTGACGCCGGTTGACGAGCGCGACCTGGTCAAGGCCAACACCGAGAAAATCAAGAAGAAGTTCCGCGCGGCCATCGTGCCCGACGCCACCAAGGCGGCGCTGGCCGCGGCGCCCGTGGGACCGGGCGAAACCGACGAGGAAAAAGTGACGCGTCAAGCGCGCGAGTTCTTGAAGCATCTCGACATGGACCGGAACGGCAAGCTGAGCCGGCAAGAGCTGGACATTGTCGCCGGCAAGGCGGCCTCGGCCGAGGAGCTGGACCGCCGGATGAAGCAATTTGACCGCGACCAGGACGGCGAACTCGACGACGCCGAACTGATGGACGCGATCAAGGCGCTACGGAAGAAATGACAAACCACCAAAGCACGGGGACATGGAATTGAGCACGAAGGATGAGGAGGGAGTGAGGGAACTTTTACGATGCTTGCTCACGGGGTCGCTGACTCCGTGGTTCACTTCACCGCGGTCTTGAGCCACTCGTGCATCACCCAGCCGACTTTGGCCAGGCTTAACGCCGAGCAGCGCGCGGCGTTGTCCTGGGTCGTGTGCCAATACGGGTAGTCGAAGTCGATCACGTCGATGGTTGGAATCTTGGCGATCCGGTTCAGCGGCATGTGATCGTCGTTGACTTCGTAGTTCGGATAAGGGCTGAACTCGCGCACGCCCAGCCGCCGCGCCGTCGACCAGACTTGCTTGACCACGTCGGGCGCGAACTGATTGCTTTGCTGCTCGACGTAAATCTGCAAGTCGGCGTCACCGACCATGTCCAACAGCACTCCGGCGGTGTACTTGTAAGCCGGCGGAGTCGTGGCGTACTGCCGCGCGAAATGGGTCGAGCCCAAGAAGTACGGGTCGGGGGGATCGGTGTAGACCAGCTCCTCGGCGTCGAACAAGACAAAGTCGACGCCCAGTTGCCCTGCGAGCTTGGGCATATGCCGGCCCAGCTCCATCAAGACCGCCACGCCGCTGGCTCCGTCGTTGGCGCCGACGAACTGTCCGCGCGGGTTCCGCGGATCGCGATCGGGGTAAGGCCGCGTGTCATAGTGGGCGCACAACAGTAGCCGACTCATGCGCTCGGGATGCCAGTGGACGATCAGGTTCACCAAGGACGCGGCCGAGCCGTCGCGCGGATTGCGGCCGACGAACTCTTGGCGTTCGACCTTGCCGCCGAGTTCCTCGAAATGCTTGGCCAGCAACTCGATCTGCCGCGTCATCCCCGGCGTGCCGGCGACCCGCGGGCCGATGGCGCAAAGTTGCCCCAAATACTTGTAGGCGCTCGTGCCGTCGAACGGGATTTGATTCAGCCGCAGGCCGGAGCGCATCTGCTGGGCTTCGAGGGTCGACGCCGTGCCGCCGCTCATCAGCACGTAACCGATGGCGGCCGCGCAGACGAGCCCGACGATGGCGATGTAGATAGTCTGGCCGCTGAGACGCATGGACACCATTCCGGGCGCGAAAGCAAACCACCAGCAGGGGGTGAATCGGTTGGGTAGCCCGGACAGCTTGTCTGTCCGGGTCGCGTCCGCGACAAGAGGGTTCGTGTGCGGCCGGTGGCGTCGAAACGCGCCCTCTTGTTGCTGCGCAACCCCGACAACAAGTTGTCGGGGCTACCCCGGTGATTCTAGCAACTTGCGGCCTGGGCGTCGGCGTCAGTCTGATCGTTCACTTTGCGATCTGGGTCGCGCGCGTACCCGCTTCCCACCCCTCACCCCGCTCGCCATGCGAGCGACCCTCTCCCGCAAGGGGCGAGGGTGGTCGAGGCTGCGCCTCGACAGGTGAAGGAAGAAAACTAAAGAAGCACTGCTTACGACCGCGCCACGGCCAGCGCTCGCTGGGCCATCCGGCTTTCGGCCAACGACGTGTCGACCGCCATGCGGATCGTCACGCTCCAGCGGCCGTGCGCGTCGGCCTGGACGTGCCAGTGGGGCAGCACGGCAACCGACTGGTGAACCAGCTCGAAGCCCCCTTCGCTCTGGCTGACGCTTTCGACCGGCGTGGTCCAGAAACGCGTCGGCTGCGAGACTTGCAAGCCGACGTCGATCCCCAGCCATTCATCGACCAGGTTCAACGTCGTGACACCCGACAGATCGAGTTGCTTGCCCAGTTGTCCCAGCCGCTGGTGCCGGCCGTCGTGGAAGTAGCGATCGTCGGCGCCCGAGGGCATGCTGCTGAAGTTGAACTCGACGCCGAAGTGGCACTGGTGTCCCGGCGGCAAACCTTCGAGCACATAGGCGATCTCGATGGTCGAGCTGCCCGAGTCGAGCGTGACGCCTTTGTTGATTCGCACCGGCGTGCCGGCCACGTTCCCCTGGCGACTGAGCACGACCTGCAACCGATCGGGGTTGCGGCGGACGCGGGCCTCGTAGGTGCCGTGGACAAAGTCCCCTAGTTCCTGCGCGCGGCCGGCCACGAACTCGCCCAGCGACAAGTCGTTGGTCCAGAAGTGATCGACCAGGCTCTTGCGCAGATAGTCGTCGTACTGCAACCGCTGATCCAAGTCGGGCTGCTTGAACACGACCATGTCGTGGATGCTGGCCACGTCGCCGTTCGCTTGCTTGGCGCCCCCCAGCACCTTGCGGTGATAGGCCTCGGGCCGCCGGGCGATCGTCGCCAGCAGGTTCAAGCAGATCGAGCGCACATCCAGCTCGTACAGCATGCCGCCGTGGTGCGGCGTCAGCAGCAGCGCGAGCTTGTCGTTGGTCAGGTAAACTTCCTGCCGCGCGTCCAAATTGAAGTCGGCCACCACGGCATCGACAAACGGCTCGCTCCGCTCGGCGGCGCGATCGAGCAGGTTGTCGGCCGAAATCAAGCAGCGATAGACCGCGTTGCGCAAGTGGGGCAAGTAACAACCGCCAAACGCCCCGTGCCAATAGCTGCAATTGCACTGGCCGCGGTACAGTTCGGCCCGGGCCATGTCGGTCAATTCGCGGTCGTGACCCGCCTCGACGGCTTGTTGCAGCCGCTGGCTGATCATCAGCATGCGCGTGTACATTTCGTCGGTTTCAGGGTACTTCACTTTGAAGTTCCGCCAGAAGCCGCCGCGCATAAAGGCCACGGCCTGCGAGCCGAGCGCATCGTGTTCCAACTCGTGCCGGGCGTGCTCGTACTTGACCAGTTGCTCGGGAGGCAGCACCCACTCGGTCATCTCGCGGTAACTGCTGTCGGGCAGATAGATCTTGCCGGTCGGCGGCACGCTGTCGATCGATTCGGACAAGGTGGTGACCTTGATCCACGACTGGTTGGCGACCAGCTTGTCGAAGAATTGACGCAGCCAGCCGCGCTCGTAGACGTGGGCCTTGGTCCCCGGCCAGGTGCCGAACTTCTCGCCGTCGTCGCCAAACACGACCACGCTGCCCGGGTGATCGTGCGCGATCTGCCCCAGGTAATCGATCGTCTCTTGCGGCGCGGCAAAGGGAATGAGGTATCGCAGCCGCTCGCTGCCGGGGAACACGCCCATCAACTGGCCGTCGTCCTCGGTCACGTAGTAGCCGTGCAGCTCTTCGGCTTTGAGGCCGGCGCACTTGAAGTGAAAGTCGTCCAGGATCGTGTACTGAATGCCCGCGGCGGCCAGGTCGCACGTCAGGCTCTGTTCCCAGACGCGCTCGGGAATCCAAATGCCGCGGACCTTGCCCGGGAAGCGCTGTTCGAGCCAGTCGGTGTAGCGACGGATTTGCCCGACGCGATCGCGCCGCGGCAGCATGGGCAGGATCGGTTCATAGTACGCGCCGCCGATGATCTCGACGCGCCCTTCGGCCACCAACTCGGCCAAGCGGTCGAGGTACTCGGGATGGCGCTCGGCCAGCCAATCCATCAGCGAGCCGCTGGTGTGCAGCCCGATGCGCAGGGTCTTGTATTCGCTGAAGACCTCGAGAAACGGCAGGTAGCTGTCCTGGTAGGCCTGCTCGATGATCCCTTCAAAGTTGCCAATCGGCTGATGGTTGTGAAAAACGAGAGCCAGGCGCAACGGCTGTGACATAGGTGGGGATTTAGCTGCGTGGAGAGTCGGGGAAATGCCAAGCCCAGGGGTTTCATCCCCCGGGTGCCTTCGTAAGCCGCGCCAGATGTCAGGACGCGACGGTTCAGCCAGATACTAGGCCAAGGGTGCCGATGTTGCCTATCCCGCTTTGACTTACAAATCGGTTGGCAGCATTGCTAGCTGCCGGGAGCTGCCCGATTCGTGGTCGTCGCGATATTGGATCATCGGAAGTGGGTCAGTTTGCATCTATGACGTTGGGTGGCGGGGTCAGAGCGCAGCGATGGCCCCGTGGTGACGGTTCGGGGCCATCACTTCGTTCTGACCCCGCCACCCCGATTCATCAAACTGACCCAAAACCGAGCCGTCGGCAGCCGGCCGGCTCGCCAGCCCGCACAGCTTACGCAGCTTACTTGGCAGTCTTTTTCGGCAGATCTTTTGCGGGTGCCGCAATCGAAACTGGCAAATCGGTGTCGGTTTCTCGCAAGAAGGCCGCCGCCTCCTCCGGAGGAACCGGATTAATGTAAAAACCGGTCCCCCATTCAAAGCCCGCCGTCTTGGTCAGGCGCGGGATGATCTCGATGTGCCAGTGGTAATGGCCCAACTCGCCGGTGTCGAACGGCGCGGTATGCACGATGTAGTTATACGCCGGCCGGTCGAGCGCCCCTTCGATCTTGCGCATCACCTGCTTCATCACTCGGGCCAGCTCCTCGGAGCCGTGATGGGACAGGTTCTCGTAATGGCTGTTGTGCGCCTTGGGCAGCACCCAAACCTCGAACGGAAAGCGACTGGCAAAGGGACAGAACGCCACAAAGCCCGGCAGGTCGAGGACGATCCGCTTCTCTTGGCTGAGCTCTTGTTGGATCATGTCGCAGAACACGCACCGTCCGCGGAACCGGAAGAACTCGGCCGAGCCGGTCATCTCTTCGGCCACGCTGATCGGCACGATGGGGGTAACGATCAGTTGGCTGTGCGAATGTTCCAGCGACGCGCCCGCTTGCTCGCCGGCGTTCTTGAAGATCATGCCATAGACCAAGCGCGGGTCGCGCTTCAAGTCGAGCAGCCGATCCCGATAAGCGCGGAACACCTCGGCCAGGTGATCGTCCGGCAGGTCCGAGATGCTCAGCAGGTGATTCGGCGACTCGACGATCACTTCGTGGGCGCCGACGCCGCGCATCATGTCGTAAATGCCGTCGCCGCGCTTTTGCAGATCCCCTTCGATTTCCAAGGCGGGGAACTTGTTGGGCACCACGCGGACGCGCCAGCCGGGTTTGTTGGCCGGCGCGCCGTTGTTCCGGTACGAGAGGACTTCGCCCGGCGTCTGGTCCTCGCTCCCCTCGCAGAACGGACAGAAGCTGTTCGCGCGCAGCGCGGGCGTGCTGTTGAAATCGTGCGGTCGCCGCGCTCGGCTTTTGGCCACGATTACCCAGCGACCGACAATCGGATCTTTACGCAGGTCAGGCATAGGGGAAACGAGAAACGATGAAGTGGAAACGAGAAACGGAGGACTTGGCAAATCTAGCCGCAGCCATTTTGCCTCGCCGTTTATCGTTCATCGTTTCTCGTTGATCGTTTCTCCTTGTTCACGCTTGCCACATCATTAATTCAAACTCCGGCGAGGGAACCACTGTCTCGATGGCTCCTTCGGCCGGGACGCGCTCGAC from Planctomycetota bacterium includes the following:
- a CDS encoding hemolysin III family protein → MTFTSGSHWDAASVERRIDEWANSLTHGVGFVASVIGAVALMSQASLTGGTARLIGCAIYVTTLVAVYAASTLSHVFAQRRWRRLFRTLDQAFIYLLIAGSYTPLALLWLHGGWLTALCVAIWIIALFGFFSKLILQHRIEGVSLTLYGVLGWLPAAAVPAAWLAIPHGVLWLFFAGGLFYTLGMAFLIFDQRVRYFHAAWHVMVMAGSVCHYVAIFWYVARPAD
- a CDS encoding transposase; its protein translation is MDAREQRGLVIAALCKIDRKGGIFLVPSQSGKGRYTVCPDPASPHCSCPDHEATGQRCKHIFAVEFSMKREQNNDGTVTVTEQVTITKRQTYPQQWEAYNAAQTHEKEKFLDLLRGLCDGVSAPRTGPKGGHPRLPLGDAVFAACYKVYSTVSGRRFMSDLRAAQAAGYLMRLPHFNSIFKALENPALTPVLRAMIAESSLPLKTVERDFACDSSGFTTSRFIRWYDHKYGQVRQQHEWVKVHLMCGVKTNIVTAVEIRDKQAQDAPLMPALVDATARHFTLREVTGDKAYASYKNYDAIEAHGATPFIPFKETIHTGKRGGLWTKMYHYFQYRREEFLEHYHKRSNAESTFSMIKAKFRDHVRSKTDTAMVNEVLCKILCHNICCLIQESHELGISPVFWDTPAPACC
- a CDS encoding beta-lactamase family protein, producing the protein MNAISFYIVRAVSVVTAFLIATTPTVRAEAPATPELVHAIDALVAKAGVGPHTPGVAILIVQPGKWRFAKGYGLADVENEKPINRKTRFELASVSKTFTATAVLILHERGKLSLDDDVRKFLPELPVYNRARPIRIHDLLRHVSGLPDYMEIEDVPAAHKAYWTNDDYLPEFAKQQKKFPAKFTAGERFAYNNTNYLLLAALVGRATKQPFRDFMRESVFEPAGMRATFVCDHPRAGTTYAAADCYNAIGYQKGKRGAWVASWGAPPARHEEVLTVGDGAVWSNLEDMERWDQAIRQHKLIKAETMREALSRTLTDDGTVNDYGLGWQAYRNDEGKINGFGHQGEWAGFRTLYYQYTLADRTTVILSNRGNFDTDRFWYPLEEAVEAHQP
- a CDS encoding EF-hand domain-containing protein — encoded protein: MARLAGMVLFVVALTVVAEGRTVTFNEDIAPLVWKHCAHCHRPGEVAPFPLLSYHDVSKRAEQIVDVCERRSMPPWKPINGHGQFANGRQLADAELALLKQWVESGLVEGDAAQQSSPPTFASGWQLGTPDQIITMTEAAQVAADGRDLYLNVLLPVEVPAGQYIKAIEFRPGNRRVVHHAVLFYDTSGKARERDEADPRYGFEAVSPPGRFLPGALAIWTPGRNAMPLPEGLSMPWPAKADLVLNLHLHPSGKPESEQSSIGIHFTSEPPRRTMVDVTLIDTRIDIAPGEARYETSDSCVLPIDLEVLTIFPHMHMIGKQMNVTATLPDGTVRSLLRIDDWDFNWQDLYEYAPPIRLPKGTKIEMTGVHDNSADNPRNPSAPPERVRWGEQTRNEMSIAFLNLTPVDERDLVKANTEKIKKKFRAAIVPDATKAALAAAPVGPGETDEEKVTRQAREFLKHLDMDRNGKLSRQELDIVAGKAASAEELDRRMKQFDRDQDGELDDAELMDAIKALRKK
- a CDS encoding M28 family peptidase, with protein sequence MVSMRLSGQTIYIAIVGLVCAAAIGYVLMSGGTASTLEAQQMRSGLRLNQIPFDGTSAYKYLGQLCAIGPRVAGTPGMTRQIELLAKHFEELGGKVERQEFVGRNPRDGSAASLVNLIVHWHPERMSRLLLCAHYDTRPYPDRDPRNPRGQFVGANDGASGVAVLMELGRHMPKLAGQLGVDFVLFDAEELVYTDPPDPYFLGSTHFARQYATTPPAYKYTAGVLLDMVGDADLQIYVEQQSNQFAPDVVKQVWSTARRLGVREFSPYPNYEVNDDHMPLNRIAKIPTIDVIDFDYPYWHTTQDNAARCSALSLAKVGWVMHEWLKTAVK
- a CDS encoding DUF1926 domain-containing protein; translation: MSQPLRLALVFHNHQPIGNFEGIIEQAYQDSYLPFLEVFSEYKTLRIGLHTSGSLMDWLAERHPEYLDRLAELVAEGRVEIIGGAYYEPILPMLPRRDRVGQIRRYTDWLEQRFPGKVRGIWIPERVWEQSLTCDLAAAGIQYTILDDFHFKCAGLKAEELHGYYVTEDDGQLMGVFPGSERLRYLIPFAAPQETIDYLGQIAHDHPGSVVVFGDDGEKFGTWPGTKAHVYERGWLRQFFDKLVANQSWIKVTTLSESIDSVPPTGKIYLPDSSYREMTEWVLPPEQLVKYEHARHELEHDALGSQAVAFMRGGFWRNFKVKYPETDEMYTRMLMISQRLQQAVEAGHDRELTDMARAELYRGQCNCSYWHGAFGGCYLPHLRNAVYRCLISADNLLDRAAERSEPFVDAVVADFNLDARQEVYLTNDKLALLLTPHHGGMLYELDVRSICLNLLATIARRPEAYHRKVLGGAKQANGDVASIHDMVVFKQPDLDQRLQYDDYLRKSLVDHFWTNDLSLGEFVAGRAQELGDFVHGTYEARVRRNPDRLQVVLSRQGNVAGTPVRINKGVTLDSGSSTIEIAYVLEGLPPGHQCHFGVEFNFSSMPSGADDRYFHDGRHQRLGQLGKQLDLSGVTTLNLVDEWLGIDVGLQVSQPTRFWTTPVESVSQSEGGFELVHQSVAVLPHWHVQADAHGRWSVTIRMAVDTSLAESRMAQRALAVARS
- the galT gene encoding galactose-1-phosphate uridylyltransferase; this translates as MPDLRKDPIVGRWVIVAKSRARRPHDFNSTPALRANSFCPFCEGSEDQTPGEVLSYRNNGAPANKPGWRVRVVPNKFPALEIEGDLQKRGDGIYDMMRGVGAHEVIVESPNHLLSISDLPDDHLAEVFRAYRDRLLDLKRDPRLVYGMIFKNAGEQAGASLEHSHSQLIVTPIVPISVAEEMTGSAEFFRFRGRCVFCDMIQQELSQEKRIVLDLPGFVAFCPFASRFPFEVWVLPKAHNSHYENLSHHGSEELARVMKQVMRKIEGALDRPAYNYIVHTAPFDTGELGHYHWHIEIIPRLTKTAGFEWGTGFYINPVPPEEAAAFLRETDTDLPVSIAAPAKDLPKKTAK